The proteins below come from a single Tissierella sp. MB52-C2 genomic window:
- a CDS encoding methyl-accepting chemotaxis protein codes for MKRKKEGKDVREIFNSLKTRMICSNLLILLVVSVSMALISYIFFSKSIKGHMDQILSNKAYDSARIIDEKIERILDSIEGAASHQRISNPETDWNVKLEAINMEKERLNYSDLYFSDLNGNIVMENGNIFNIGDRKYFKAAKEGQTTLGEAVISRASKEAILPFATPIKHNGEIVGVLQGTKPASEIYNIVNDISFGETGDAFLVNENGELIAYHIPEVVESGEITIENMKTIPEYEGLAQVFEKMVNGESDVEQYFYDGKMRYASYAPLDNNGWSVAVAIDVEEMDEDLYNLRDYMINLTLIVLVGGVIYSVIYSSSIVKPIGEITEHMKEVAQLNIKRDVNPKILNRKDEIGEMAQANKIVVQNLRDFAGTVNISAEQVASSSEELTAISEESTSAATNMAESTGEIAVSAENQLNDILNVTSYMEEISAQIQEISSNAETIDNLSNEVSDKTNVGKFKMEETDVQMNNIVKSSEEVKLSLLEVDNSSNEMDEIINVIRSIAEQTNLLALNAAIEAARAGDAGRGFSVVADEIRKLAEETAVSTGRIDNIIRENHTIIEKANHNMELSNSEINKGMATVKESIEYFNQISESINKVTSQVENIAKAINQVAEGTENAVKGAVAIEGMSKGINDSIQNISAATEEQTASMEEIASSSESLSQLAMELRDLVAKIEM; via the coding sequence ATGAAAAGGAAAAAAGAGGGAAAAGATGTCCGAGAAATATTTAATAGTTTAAAAACTAGAATGATTTGCTCTAATCTATTGATACTGTTAGTTGTATCAGTTTCTATGGCTCTTATATCCTACATATTTTTCAGTAAAAGTATAAAAGGTCATATGGATCAAATTTTATCTAATAAAGCCTATGATTCAGCAAGAATAATTGATGAAAAAATAGAGAGGATTTTAGATAGCATAGAAGGGGCAGCCAGTCACCAAAGAATATCTAATCCAGAAACAGACTGGAATGTAAAGCTTGAGGCCATAAACATGGAAAAGGAAAGATTAAATTATAGTGATTTATACTTTTCAGACTTAAATGGAAATATAGTAATGGAAAATGGAAATATTTTTAATATTGGTGATAGAAAATATTTTAAGGCAGCTAAAGAAGGACAAACGACTCTTGGCGAGGCTGTCATAAGTAGGGCGTCAAAGGAGGCTATACTACCATTTGCTACTCCGATTAAACATAATGGTGAAATCGTTGGAGTACTACAAGGAACTAAGCCTGCTAGTGAAATCTACAATATTGTAAATGATATAAGTTTTGGTGAAACAGGAGATGCATTCTTAGTCAATGAAAATGGAGAATTAATAGCATATCATATCCCAGAAGTAGTTGAATCAGGAGAAATTACTATAGAAAATATGAAAACTATTCCTGAGTATGAAGGATTAGCGCAAGTATTTGAGAAAATGGTCAATGGTGAGTCTGATGTAGAACAATATTTCTATGATGGAAAAATGAGATATGCCAGCTATGCACCCCTAGATAACAATGGATGGTCTGTGGCTGTAGCCATAGATGTGGAGGAGATGGATGAGGACTTATATAATTTAAGAGATTATATGATAAATCTTACACTTATTGTATTAGTCGGTGGTGTAATATATTCAGTTATATATAGTAGCTCCATTGTGAAGCCAATAGGAGAAATTACTGAACATATGAAGGAAGTAGCACAATTAAATATTAAGAGAGATGTAAATCCTAAGATTTTAAATAGAAAAGATGAAATAGGAGAAATGGCACAAGCTAATAAAATTGTAGTCCAAAATCTAAGGGATTTTGCTGGTACAGTGAATATATCGGCTGAGCAGGTGGCTTCTTCTTCTGAGGAATTAACTGCCATATCTGAGGAATCTACTTCTGCTGCCACTAATATGGCTGAAAGCACAGGAGAAATTGCTGTAAGTGCTGAAAATCAATTAAACGATATATTAAATGTGACATCATATATGGAGGAGATATCTGCCCAAATTCAAGAAATAAGCAGCAATGCAGAGACAATAGATAATTTAAGCAATGAAGTTTCAGATAAGACTAATGTAGGTAAGTTTAAGATGGAAGAAACCGATGTTCAAATGAATAATATTGTAAAAAGTTCTGAAGAAGTAAAGTTATCTCTATTAGAAGTAGATAACAGTTCTAATGAAATGGATGAAATCATAAATGTAATTAGATCTATTGCAGAACAGACAAACTTACTTGCTTTAAATGCGGCTATAGAAGCAGCCCGTGCAGGAGATGCAGGTCGTGGATTTTCTGTAGTAGCCGATGAAATTAGAAAACTAGCTGAAGAAACAGCAGTATCCACTGGTAGAATAGATAATATAATAAGAGAAAACCATACTATAATAGAGAAAGCTAACCATAATATGGAGTTAAGCAATTCTGAAATAAATAAGGGTATGGCTACTGTAAAGGAATCTATAGAATACTTTAATCAGATCTCAGAATCTATAAATAAAGTAACAAGCCAGGTGGAAAACATAGCTAAAGCCATAAATCAAGTGGCAGAAGGAACAGAAAATGCAGTAAAAGGTGCAGTTGCTATTGAAGGCATGAGTAAGGGTATAAACGATAGTATTCAAAATATATCTGCAGCAACTGAGGAACAAACGGCTTCCATGGAAGAAATCGCATCATCATCAGAATCATTGTCTCAATTGGCAATGGAATTGAGAGATTTAGTAGCAAAAATTGAAATGTAG
- a CDS encoding aminopeptidase, with protein MKGKELQEKLTHKWKNVWEVLDNEEQEKVFAINEEYRAFLDKGKTEREAALEIIKVASENGYISIEEVIEKGIKPVPGMKIYGNNKDKSVVLFVIGEERLEKGMNIIGSHLDAPRIDVKQNPLYEDSDFALLKTHYYGGIKKYQWVTLPLALHGVVIKSNGEKINIVIGEDENDPVFFITDLLPHLAKDQMEKKLSEGITGEGLNLLIGSIPYKNGDINEKVKLNVLNILNEKYGIVEEDFTSAEFEIVPAGKSKDVGIDRGMVGGYGQDDRVCVFTSFKAILDVEKPKKTAVALFVDKEEIGSVGNTSMESMFFENMVSELINLMEEKYSELIVKRALANSSVLSADTLAGFDPNYPEVLDKKNSPFIGNGITLVKYTGVRGKGGSNDANSEYLGRIRKLFNDNNIVWQMGELGKVDQGGGGTIAYILAKYGMEVVDCGVPLLSVHAPYEIASKADVYMTYKGYNVFYEKNI; from the coding sequence ATGAAGGGAAAAGAATTACAAGAAAAATTAACTCATAAGTGGAAAAATGTATGGGAAGTATTAGATAATGAGGAACAAGAAAAAGTCTTTGCAATAAATGAAGAATATAGAGCTTTTCTTGACAAAGGGAAAACTGAAAGAGAAGCAGCACTAGAAATAATAAAAGTTGCTTCTGAAAATGGATATATATCCATAGAAGAAGTTATAGAAAAAGGAATAAAGCCTGTTCCAGGTATGAAGATATATGGAAACAACAAGGATAAATCTGTTGTACTATTTGTAATAGGAGAAGAAAGATTAGAAAAGGGAATGAATATAATTGGTTCTCACTTAGATGCTCCAAGAATAGATGTAAAGCAAAATCCACTTTATGAGGATTCAGACTTTGCATTACTAAAGACTCATTACTATGGTGGAATTAAAAAATATCAATGGGTAACATTACCTCTAGCTTTACATGGAGTTGTAATAAAGTCCAATGGAGAAAAAATTAATATAGTCATAGGTGAAGACGAAAATGATCCAGTATTCTTCATTACAGATTTACTTCCACATTTAGCAAAAGATCAAATGGAAAAGAAACTAAGTGAAGGAATTACTGGAGAAGGATTAAATCTTTTAATAGGTAGCATTCCTTATAAAAATGGAGATATAAATGAAAAAGTTAAATTAAATGTACTTAATATATTAAATGAAAAATATGGAATAGTAGAGGAAGATTTTACTTCAGCAGAATTTGAAATAGTTCCTGCAGGTAAATCAAAGGATGTAGGTATAGATAGGGGTATGGTTGGTGGATATGGACAAGATGATAGAGTATGTGTATTCACTTCATTTAAGGCTATATTAGATGTAGAGAAACCAAAGAAAACAGCTGTAGCTTTATTTGTAGACAAAGAAGAAATAGGTAGTGTAGGAAATACAAGTATGGAATCAATGTTCTTTGAAAACATGGTTTCAGAACTAATAAATCTTATGGAAGAAAAGTATTCAGAGCTTATAGTAAAAAGAGCATTGGCAAATTCCTCTGTACTTTCTGCTGATACATTAGCAGGTTTTGATCCTAATTATCCTGAAGTTTTAGATAAGAAAAACTCACCTTTCATAGGTAATGGAATAACTTTAGTAAAATATACTGGAGTTAGAGGTAAAGGCGGAAGTAATGATGCTAACTCTGAATATCTAGGTAGAATTAGAAAATTATTTAATGACAATAATATAGTATGGCAAATGGGTGAACTAGGTAAAGTTGATCAAGGTGGTGGCGGCACTATTGCTTATATTCTAGCAAAGTATGGAATGGAAGTAGTAGACTGTGGAGTGCCTTTACTAAGTGTCCATGCACCTTATGAAATTGCTAGCAAAGCAGATGTATATATGACTTACAAGGGTTATAATGTTTTCTATGAAAAGAATATATAG
- a CDS encoding YjfB family protein, producing the protein MDIAALSIGLSQMKVAQEVGISVLKMAMDTSEIQVAEMLEVNTKAMEQSVNPKLGGNIDIRL; encoded by the coding sequence ATGGATATAGCAGCATTATCAATAGGTCTTAGTCAAATGAAAGTAGCTCAAGAAGTTGGCATTTCAGTTCTAAAAATGGCAATGGATACATCAGAAATCCAGGTTGCAGAAATGCTAGAAGTAAATACTAAAGCAATGGAACAATCTGTAAATCCTAAATTAGGTGGAAACATAGACATTAGATTGTAG
- a CDS encoding glucose-6-phosphate isomerase, which translates to MELSYSGAFISNEDLNHIRPLIKENHYLLDKKTGKGNELLGWMDLPSNYDKNEFERIKTTAYKIQDESEVLIIIGVGGSYLGVRACIEALNHSFYNSLSKEKRRFPEIYFVGNNLSSKYFADLLEYIEDKDISLNVISKSGTTMEPSIAFRVLKNLMEKKYGNREARNRIYITTDREKGALRELIRLEGYESFVVPEDICGRYSVFTAVGLLPMAVSGIDIDEIMKGIYDGMIEYSEEDFDKNICYQYAAIRNILYRKGKDIEILANYEPSLFYLSEWWKQLFGESEGKNGQGIYPASANFTTDLHSFGQLIQDGKRNIFETVIMIESLEKDLELNFDGDDFDGLNYLSGLSLNYINAKAFEGTREAHENGGVPNIVLTLSKLDTFHLGKLMYFFQKACVMSSYIQDINPFDQPAVEKYKNNIYRLLENNKEATSCI; encoded by the coding sequence ATGGAATTAAGTTACTCGGGGGCATTTATTTCTAATGAAGATTTAAATCATATTAGGCCACTGATAAAAGAAAATCACTATCTACTAGATAAAAAAACAGGTAAAGGAAATGAGCTATTGGGATGGATGGATTTACCTTCTAATTATGATAAAAATGAGTTTGAAAGAATCAAAACTACAGCCTACAAAATACAGGATGAATCTGAAGTTCTAATTATAATAGGTGTAGGGGGTTCTTATTTAGGGGTGAGAGCGTGCATTGAAGCTTTAAACCATAGCTTCTATAATTCACTATCAAAAGAAAAACGTAGATTTCCAGAGATATATTTTGTAGGAAATAATCTATCAAGCAAATATTTTGCTGACTTACTAGAGTATATAGAAGATAAAGATATTAGTTTAAATGTAATTTCAAAATCTGGAACTACAATGGAGCCCTCTATTGCGTTCAGGGTATTAAAAAATCTAATGGAGAAGAAATATGGAAATAGAGAAGCTAGAAATAGGATTTATATAACTACAGATAGAGAAAAAGGTGCATTGAGAGAATTAATTCGATTGGAAGGATATGAATCTTTTGTTGTTCCAGAAGATATTTGTGGTAGATATTCTGTCTTTACAGCAGTAGGGCTTTTACCAATGGCTGTTTCTGGCATAGATATAGATGAAATAATGAAAGGTATATATGATGGTATGATTGAATATAGTGAAGAAGATTTTGATAAGAATATATGCTATCAATATGCTGCCATTAGAAATATTCTATATAGAAAAGGAAAAGATATAGAGATTTTAGCGAACTATGAGCCAAGTCTTTTTTATTTATCAGAATGGTGGAAGCAGTTATTTGGAGAGTCTGAAGGGAAAAATGGACAAGGAATTTATCCTGCATCTGCAAACTTTACTACAGATCTTCATTCATTTGGACAATTAATACAAGATGGTAAGAGGAATATTTTCGAAACAGTAATTATGATAGAATCACTGGAAAAGGATTTAGAGTTAAATTTTGATGGAGATGATTTTGATGGATTAAATTATCTTTCGGGTTTGAGTCTTAATTATATAAATGCAAAGGCATTTGAAGGGACTAGGGAAGCACATGAAAATGGAGGAGTGCCTAATATAGTGTTAACTCTTTCCAAGCTAGATACATTTCATCTGGGAAAGCTAATGTATTTTTTCCAAAAAGCTTGTGTAATGTCCTCATATATTCAAGATATTAATCCCTTTGACCAACCAGCAGTAGAGAAGTATAAGAATAATATTTATAGACTATTGGAAAATAATAAGGAAGCAACCTCATGTATATAG
- the rfbB gene encoding dTDP-glucose 4,6-dehydratase, with amino-acid sequence MNILVTGGAGFIGSNFIKYMLSKYDYNIVNLDLLTYAGNLNNLKEIGDSKKYHFIKGDICDRDLLDKVFYQYNIDVVINFAAESHVDRSIEDPEIFSKTNILGTQALLDTAKKYWKLDANNKYSREFKQGVKYVQVSTDEVYGALGREGYFTEDTNLAPNSPYSATKTSADLLVRAYYETFGLPMNITRCSNNYGPYQFPEKLIPLMINNVLNDKPLPIYGDGKQVRDWLHVEDHCIAIDTVLHKGTLGEVYNIGGNNEKENIEIVRLILNYLGKGEELITYVRDRLGHDRRYAIDNTKITTELGWKPSYTFEEGIKETIDWYLNNTGWMNDVMSGDYVKYYENMYADRFRNTEIEVNSDIFNKSNISKDDN; translated from the coding sequence ATGAATATCCTTGTAACAGGTGGAGCAGGTTTTATTGGCTCTAACTTTATAAAATATATGTTATCTAAGTATGATTATAATATAGTTAATTTAGATTTATTAACTTATGCGGGAAATTTAAATAATCTTAAAGAAATAGGCGATTCAAAAAAATACCACTTTATAAAAGGAGACATTTGTGATAGAGATTTATTGGACAAGGTATTTTATCAGTATAATATTGATGTCGTGATTAATTTTGCTGCAGAATCTCATGTGGATAGAAGTATAGAGGATCCAGAGATATTTTCAAAAACTAATATCCTTGGTACACAAGCATTATTAGATACAGCTAAGAAATATTGGAAGCTTGATGCTAATAATAAATATAGTAGAGAATTTAAACAAGGCGTTAAGTATGTTCAGGTATCTACTGATGAAGTCTATGGAGCTTTAGGCAGAGAAGGATATTTTACTGAAGATACAAATTTAGCACCAAACAGTCCTTATTCAGCTACAAAAACATCAGCAGATTTATTGGTAAGAGCATACTATGAAACGTTTGGACTCCCTATGAATATCACTCGCTGTTCCAATAATTATGGACCTTATCAATTCCCAGAAAAGCTAATTCCTCTGATGATTAATAATGTACTAAATGACAAACCTCTCCCTATATATGGTGATGGTAAGCAAGTTCGTGATTGGCTCCATGTAGAGGATCATTGTATTGCTATAGATACTGTATTACATAAGGGAACATTAGGGGAAGTATATAACATAGGCGGTAACAATGAAAAGGAAAACATTGAAATTGTAAGGTTAATACTAAATTATTTAGGCAAAGGAGAAGAATTAATAACATATGTAAGAGATAGACTAGGTCATGATAGAAGATATGCAATTGATAATACTAAGATAACAACTGAACTTGGCTGGAAGCCTTCTTATACATTTGAAGAAGGGATAAAGGAAACTATAGATTGGTACCTAAATAATACAGGGTGGATGAACGATGTAATGTCTGGAGATTATGTGAAATACTATGAAAATATGTATGCTGATAGATTCAGAAATACTGAAATAGAAGTTAATTCAGATATATTTAATAAATCTAATATTTCTAAAGATGATAATTAA
- the rfbA gene encoding glucose-1-phosphate thymidylyltransferase RfbA, whose translation MKGIILAGGNGSRLYPITKGISKQLLPIYDKPMVYYPLSVLMLSKIKEILIISNPEYIGFYESLLGDGSHLGMRIEYKIQEKPRGLADAFIVGEEFIGDDSVCLILGDNIFYGQGFVQKLTNASSIKEGAVIFGYYVPDPRELGVVEFDEKYNVLSIEEKPENPKSHYAVPGLYYYDNSVIERAKNLEPSSRGEIEITDLNRTYLNEGKLKVELLGRGFAWLDTGTYDGLANASNFVNTMQKRTGLYISCPEEIAYRNRWISKEELIALGKEYEKTEYGQYLLNIADEF comes from the coding sequence ATGAAAGGCATAATTTTAGCAGGTGGAAACGGCTCCAGACTATATCCAATAACCAAAGGAATTAGCAAGCAACTACTACCAATATATGATAAACCAATGGTATATTATCCATTAAGTGTATTGATGTTATCCAAGATAAAAGAAATTCTTATAATATCTAATCCTGAATACATAGGTTTTTATGAAAGTTTATTAGGAGATGGATCACATCTTGGGATGAGGATAGAATATAAAATTCAAGAAAAACCAAGAGGACTTGCAGATGCTTTTATAGTTGGAGAGGAGTTTATTGGAGATGATAGCGTTTGCCTAATTCTTGGAGATAATATATTTTATGGACAAGGTTTTGTACAAAAATTGACTAACGCTTCAAGTATTAAGGAAGGTGCTGTAATTTTTGGTTATTATGTACCAGATCCTAGGGAATTGGGAGTCGTAGAATTTGACGAAAAATATAATGTGTTATCAATAGAAGAAAAACCAGAGAATCCAAAATCTCATTATGCAGTGCCAGGACTTTATTATTATGATAATAGTGTAATAGAGAGAGCAAAAAATCTAGAACCGTCATCTCGTGGAGAGATAGAAATAACTGATTTAAATAGAACCTATTTAAACGAAGGGAAATTAAAAGTTGAATTATTGGGAAGGGGATTTGCATGGCTGGATACTGGTACATATGATGGACTTGCCAATGCTTCAAACTTTGTCAACACAATGCAAAAGAGGACAGGCTTATATATATCTTGCCCAGAAGAAATAGCCTATAGGAATAGGTGGATTAGCAAAGAGGAGCTTATTGCATTAGGAAAAGAATATGAAAAAACTGAGTATGGACAGTATCTATTAAATATAGCAGATGAATTCTAA
- a CDS encoding DegT/DnrJ/EryC1/StrS family aminotransferase yields MFSDKIQVTRSSMPPIEEYIEEIKSLWDSHWLTNMGEKHNQLEERLIKCLDVPNLSLFTNGHLALECVVQAFNLTGEVITTPFTFVSTTHAIVRNGLKPIFCDINPDDYTIDTEKLERLITEKTSAILPVHVYGNICDVYEIHRIAQKYNLKVIYDAAHAFGVTVNDTGIGNFGDASMFSFHATKVFHTIEGGAITFKEESFKNKLNSIKNFGITGQESIEDIGTNAKMNEFQAAMGLCNLRNIDKDINSRKRVVERYIENLENINGIKLLKEQKNVKSNYAYFPVVFDGYKNSRDGIYELLKQNNIMARKYFYPLTNRIECYKDYFSSQGTPVAEYIADRVLCLPLYADLALEDIDRICKIIKG; encoded by the coding sequence TTGTTTAGCGATAAGATACAGGTAACCCGTTCTTCAATGCCACCTATTGAAGAATATATTGAAGAAATTAAATCTTTGTGGGACAGTCATTGGTTGACGAACATGGGAGAAAAACATAATCAATTAGAAGAAAGATTAATTAAATGTTTAGATGTTCCAAACCTTTCACTTTTTACAAATGGACATCTTGCATTGGAGTGTGTAGTACAAGCTTTTAATTTAACTGGTGAAGTAATAACGACGCCATTTACCTTTGTGTCTACAACTCATGCCATTGTTAGAAATGGATTGAAGCCAATATTTTGTGATATCAATCCTGATGATTATACAATAGATACTGAAAAGCTAGAGCGTCTTATTACAGAAAAGACGTCTGCAATATTGCCTGTTCATGTATATGGAAATATATGTGATGTATACGAAATCCATAGGATTGCCCAGAAATATAATCTAAAGGTTATTTATGATGCTGCTCATGCCTTTGGCGTAACTGTTAATGATACAGGTATTGGTAATTTTGGAGATGCTTCTATGTTTAGTTTCCATGCTACAAAGGTATTTCATACCATAGAAGGGGGAGCAATAACTTTTAAAGAAGAAAGCTTCAAGAATAAACTGAATAGCATTAAAAATTTTGGTATTACAGGACAAGAATCTATAGAAGATATCGGTACCAATGCAAAAATGAATGAATTTCAGGCCGCAATGGGACTTTGCAACTTAAGAAATATAGATAAAGATATAAATAGCAGAAAAAGAGTAGTAGAAAGGTACATAGAGAATCTAGAGAATATCAATGGAATTAAGCTATTGAAGGAACAGAAAAATGTGAAAAGCAATTATGCCTATTTTCCTGTTGTATTTGATGGATATAAAAATAGTAGAGATGGTATTTATGAGTTGCTGAAGCAAAATAACATAATGGCAAGAAAGTATTTTTATCCATTAACAAATCGTATCGAATGTTATAAAGATTATTTTAGTTCACAGGGTACTCCTGTGGCAGAATATATTGCTGATAGAGTGTTATGTCTTCCGCTTTATGCAGATTTAGCATTAGAGGATATTGATAGAATATGTAAGATTATTAAGGGATAA